One genomic window of Euzebya rosea includes the following:
- a CDS encoding GNAT family N-acetyltransferase has translation MARIESLSAVTLAVADMDRSTTFYDALGLERVHHQADFTSYRCGEGFINLQQVPGPSPSGWGRVIVWVDDVDAMARVAVAAGGVLDGQPADAPWGERYVHCTDPDGHELSLARPIDAPVLAPATPEDIDHLLALNEAEVPAVGSLDRAGFDRLLAQADRTIVIRRGGSIAGFVVLVREGSDYASPNYRWFAERVPAFLYVDRVVVAPDHRRRGVGRALYHRVIDEAGDLPVLAEVNTIPRNDASLDFHAEMGFEEMGRLAHAADKEVAMLRHDPRGATLRAGTLATATDVPVEGEAFATLLRLPGVTVEQITSSATPDTGVQVGEADEWVVVLDGSAELEVAGEPRTLAAGDWIVLPAGTPHRVLATTAGTRWLAVHVTPSSGGA, from the coding sequence ATGGCACGTATCGAATCGTTGAGCGCGGTGACGCTCGCCGTGGCCGACATGGACCGATCGACCACCTTCTACGACGCGCTGGGCCTCGAGCGCGTCCATCACCAGGCCGACTTCACCTCCTACCGCTGCGGGGAGGGGTTCATCAACCTCCAGCAGGTCCCGGGACCGTCCCCGTCGGGCTGGGGACGGGTCATCGTCTGGGTCGACGACGTCGACGCCATGGCCCGCGTAGCGGTGGCGGCCGGCGGGGTGCTGGATGGTCAGCCGGCCGACGCGCCGTGGGGTGAACGCTACGTGCACTGCACCGACCCCGACGGGCACGAGCTGTCCCTCGCCCGCCCGATCGACGCCCCCGTCCTCGCGCCGGCCACGCCCGAGGACATCGACCACCTCCTGGCGCTCAACGAGGCGGAGGTCCCGGCCGTCGGCTCGTTGGACCGGGCCGGGTTCGACCGGCTGCTCGCACAGGCCGACCGGACCATCGTCATCCGCCGCGGCGGATCGATCGCCGGCTTCGTCGTCCTGGTCCGCGAGGGGTCGGACTACGCCAGCCCCAACTACCGATGGTTCGCCGAGCGGGTCCCGGCCTTCCTCTACGTCGACCGGGTCGTCGTCGCCCCCGACCACCGGCGACGCGGCGTCGGCAGGGCGCTGTACCACCGGGTCATCGACGAGGCCGGTGACCTGCCCGTGCTGGCCGAGGTCAACACCATCCCTCGCAACGACGCGTCCCTGGACTTCCATGCCGAGATGGGGTTCGAGGAGATGGGGCGGCTCGCCCACGCCGCCGACAAGGAGGTGGCGATGCTGCGCCACGACCCGCGCGGAGCCACGCTGCGGGCGGGCACGCTGGCCACCGCCACGGACGTACCGGTGGAGGGAGAGGCGTTCGCCACGCTGCTTCGCCTGCCCGGCGTGACCGTGGAGCAGATCACGTCCTCCGCCACCCCGGACACCGGCGTGCAGGTCGGCGAGGCCGACGAGTGGGTGGTCGTGCTCGACGGCAGCGCTGAGCTCGAGGTGGCCGGCGAGCCACGGACGCTGGCGGCGGGCGACTGGATCGTCCTGCCGGCCGGCACCCCGCACCGTGTCCTGGCCACGACCGCCGGGACGCGTTGGCTGGCGGTGCACGTCACCCCGTCCTCAGGCGGCGCCTGA
- a CDS encoding Uma2 family endonuclease encodes MTDLIRPDEGVRVRGLRRVEFEQMVAQGMFEGEPIELLGGELVWVSPQGSPHGWAITRLTAMLAPLMARGLDVRIQLPLAVDDVSLPEPDVAVTDTTTPLAHPLAAHAAIEVSVTSQRLDLVHKAPRYAAAGIPLYVVLDMARARALVHHDPTPDGYGRVDELGPDDELDVLGAPIDLALLLADRWTADGTRVTD; translated from the coding sequence ATGACCGACCTGATCCGTCCCGATGAGGGAGTCCGTGTCCGCGGGCTCCGCCGGGTGGAGTTCGAGCAGATGGTCGCGCAGGGCATGTTCGAGGGCGAACCGATCGAGCTGCTCGGCGGGGAGCTGGTCTGGGTGAGCCCGCAGGGTTCACCCCACGGCTGGGCCATCACACGACTGACCGCCATGCTGGCGCCGCTGATGGCCCGAGGGCTGGACGTCCGGATCCAGCTGCCCCTGGCCGTCGATGACGTCTCCCTGCCCGAACCCGACGTCGCCGTGACCGACACCACCACCCCGCTCGCCCATCCGCTGGCCGCGCACGCCGCGATCGAGGTCTCGGTCACCAGCCAACGGCTGGACCTCGTGCACAAGGCGCCGCGGTACGCCGCGGCGGGCATCCCCCTCTACGTCGTCCTCGACATGGCCCGGGCCCGGGCGCTCGTGCACCACGACCCCACTCCCGACGGCTACGGGCGCGTCGACGAGCTGGGACCCGACGACGAGCTGGACGTCCTGGGGGCGCCGATCGACCTTGCCCTGCTGCTCGCCGACCGCTGGACGGCCGACGGGACCCGCGTCACGGACTGA
- a CDS encoding TIGR03618 family F420-dependent PPOX class oxidoreductase, with protein sequence MEISDAIGFLSERHHAVIVTLSEGEVPHATNVVYAFDGTTFRVSVTDGRVKTDNLRRRPLAVMHVASDDFWSYVAATCDVELSPVSTEPGDATGQELMTVFEAVQGKPHPDPEEFMQAMVDDRRLVVRLTPTAVHGQLPR encoded by the coding sequence ATGGAGATCAGCGACGCCATCGGCTTCCTGTCCGAACGGCACCACGCGGTGATCGTGACCCTCTCCGAGGGGGAGGTTCCCCACGCCACCAACGTGGTCTACGCCTTCGATGGCACGACCTTCCGCGTCTCCGTGACCGACGGGCGCGTCAAGACCGACAACCTGCGCCGCCGGCCGCTGGCGGTCATGCATGTCGCCAGCGACGACTTCTGGTCCTACGTGGCGGCGACCTGCGACGTGGAGCTCTCGCCGGTCTCGACCGAACCGGGTGACGCCACCGGGCAGGAGCTGATGACCGTGTTCGAGGCCGTCCAGGGCAAACCCCACCCGGACCCCGAGGAGTTCATGCAGGCGATGGTCGACGACCGCCGCCTGGTGGTGCGGCTGACCCCGACCGCGGTCCACGGCCAGCTGCCTCGCTGA
- a CDS encoding YrhK family protein translates to MTTDLDHDDVSLSTHPVEEVVQDYEWFHTMLGVIGNVAFFVGSVFFLFESLKTAGVWLFIVGSFGMLIGSLGRIAVRRARRRRQDS, encoded by the coding sequence GTGACCACCGACCTCGACCACGACGACGTCAGCCTGTCCACCCATCCCGTCGAGGAGGTGGTGCAGGACTACGAGTGGTTCCACACCATGCTCGGCGTCATCGGCAACGTCGCGTTCTTCGTCGGCTCGGTCTTCTTCCTGTTCGAGTCGCTCAAGACCGCCGGGGTGTGGCTGTTCATCGTCGGCTCGTTCGGCATGCTCATCGGGTCGCTGGGTCGCATCGCGGTCCGCCGGGCGCGCCGCCGGCGCCAGGATTCGTGA
- the trxA gene encoding thioredoxin: protein MSTVTLTADSFQDTVTDNDIVMVDFWAEWCGPCKSFAPVYEATSESNPDIVFGKVDTEAEQALAGAAGIQSIPTLMVFREGVMVFRQSGALPQQAMDQLIEQVRELDMEDVHAKVAEAEASQQA, encoded by the coding sequence ATGAGCACCGTCACCCTGACCGCCGACAGCTTCCAGGACACCGTCACCGACAACGACATCGTGATGGTCGACTTCTGGGCCGAGTGGTGTGGCCCCTGCAAGTCCTTCGCCCCCGTCTACGAGGCGACCTCGGAGTCCAACCCCGACATCGTGTTCGGCAAGGTCGACACCGAGGCCGAGCAGGCCCTCGCCGGCGCAGCCGGCATCCAGTCCATCCCGACCCTCATGGTCTTCCGCGAGGGCGTGATGGTCTTCCGCCAGTCCGGCGCCCTGCCCCAGCAGGCGATGGACCAGCTGATCGAGCAGGTCCGCGAGCTCGACATGGAGGACGTGCACGCCAAGGTCGCCGAGGCCGAGGCCAGCCAGCAGGCCTGA
- a CDS encoding EamA family transporter — MTTAVLRSMSTLRPRIPTRLRAGSLAGLRLRRAGGPAPQGGSVGAILLALVSALTFGLSGPFAKALLESGWSPSAAVLVRVGGAALVLLPALVVVWRRKRPARRDTRVVLAYGVIAVAGAQICYFSAVQTLSVGVALLLEYLAPVLLVGLAWARTRTAPGRRTLVGSVVSMVGLVLVLDIGGAVDVDPIGVLWGLGAAVCLSAYFLLSARVSDDLPPVLLAGGGLAVGSIAIALLGVAGVLPLHASTASVQLMGRTTSWIVPVVVLVLVSSVLAYLTGIVAAGRLGSRVASFVGLTEVLFAVLAAWVLLGQLPVAIQLVGGLCIMVGVALVHGDPDSAADALTAPDGAPTVDPHPVPQPS; from the coding sequence GTGACGACCGCCGTGCTGAGGTCGATGTCGACCCTGCGTCCCAGGATCCCCACCCGCCTGCGGGCAGGGTCGCTTGCCGGGCTGCGCCTGCGTCGAGCCGGTGGACCCGCACCACAGGGCGGCTCGGTCGGGGCGATCCTCCTGGCCCTGGTCTCGGCCCTGACGTTCGGGTTGTCGGGTCCGTTCGCCAAGGCGCTGCTGGAGTCGGGTTGGTCGCCCTCCGCCGCAGTCCTCGTCCGTGTCGGAGGTGCTGCCCTCGTCCTGCTGCCGGCCCTCGTCGTGGTCTGGCGTCGCAAGCGTCCGGCCCGGCGTGACACCCGCGTCGTCCTGGCCTATGGCGTCATCGCCGTCGCCGGTGCCCAGATCTGCTACTTCTCGGCTGTTCAGACGCTGTCGGTCGGGGTGGCGCTGCTGCTGGAGTACCTCGCCCCGGTCCTGCTCGTCGGGCTGGCCTGGGCCCGCACCCGGACGGCCCCGGGCCGCCGGACCCTCGTCGGTTCCGTCGTGTCCATGGTCGGCCTGGTGCTGGTGCTCGACATCGGCGGCGCCGTCGACGTCGACCCGATCGGCGTGCTCTGGGGACTGGGCGCCGCGGTCTGCCTGTCCGCGTACTTCCTGCTGTCGGCGAGGGTCTCCGATGACCTGCCGCCCGTGCTGCTGGCCGGCGGCGGGTTGGCCGTCGGCAGCATCGCCATCGCGCTGCTCGGCGTCGCCGGCGTGCTGCCGCTGCACGCGTCGACCGCGTCGGTGCAGCTGATGGGCCGCACGACGAGCTGGATCGTGCCGGTCGTCGTGCTGGTGCTGGTGTCCTCGGTGCTCGCCTACCTCACCGGCATCGTCGCGGCCGGTCGCCTGGGGTCGCGCGTGGCGTCCTTCGTCGGCCTGACGGAGGTGCTGTTCGCGGTGCTCGCCGCGTGGGTGCTGCTGGGTCAGCTGCCCGTCGCGATCCAGCTGGTGGGCGGCCTGTGCATCATGGTCGGCGTGGCGCTCGTGCACGGCGACCCCGACTCCGCCGCGGACGCGCTGACCGCCCCCGACGGGGCCCCCACCGTCGACCCGCACCCGGTCCCGCAGCCGAGCTAA
- a CDS encoding fibronectin type III domain-containing protein: protein MHVSRIRRFAFAALFGLLAALLSVPAGAQDRPASDPRGNEQGLSQVLSDYARGEVAQVGTSSSEPGVRPVPDSIINDGRRLLVYVQADRAIDAGIEAALEDAGAEITHVADEYRVVTAYVAPADLRAVAAVDGVVSLQEAWAPDVNDDGTVTGACATGINSTADIQLQADIARRDFGVDGSGVTVGVLSDTYDTTTTDATDESDDILSNDLPGAANPCGRTTAVDVLADLNGGIDEGRAMAQLVHDLAPEADLSFATAFEGLYQFADRIRDLRTAGADVIVDDITYFVEPVFQEGPISVAVDDVVAGGAVYLSSAGNSNVIVGGKNVASYEAPAYRPTACPPAFNGAGYLDCHDFDAGAGTDPTLGLTVPVGGFLRSLSQWAEPWHGVVTDLDVVFLNASGNSVAASTNPIGVQPFERTEFVNGGAQQEVSVVVARWPSPTPGTPRINLNFGRSRIVGAEYPDGVNGDIVGPTIFGHNGAENALSLAATPYDDIGLLPETFSSHGPVTHYFEPTDTVGPGFPGTGTPSAPLATPNVLDKPDITATDGTCTTFFGQFFDGCNRFFGTSAAAPHAAAVAALVVDAAPDMTPAQIHQLLEDTATPMNAPADAVGAGRVDAHAALDALRPSAVAGTPGNGHVDLTWNAPANEPGTITGYRIRTFDTGVQMGAPLDVPAATSATVPGLTNGTTYTFTVAALTTSGEVLESDESAGVVPAPTAPDAPMDLSGTPGPGQVSLTWNPPADTGGSPITEYRVRTFDGGVQMGGFETFTDTPGAITGLTNGTPYTFTVSAVNAIGEGPESAEAGPYTPADVPAAPTGVGAVAGNARATVSWTAPADDGGSALTGFRVRAYDGAVLAAGPVDVGAGSTQTQLTGLTNGTPYTFTVSATNALGEGPESAPSGAVTPTAPPPPPPPPPPPPPPPPPTPTPTPTPTETAPPDDGLIYVPPADGDGGGSDVSIDFSQLTTPNGPSGFAQRILGVQEVEVLLASEAVFADALASGTLQDTRTLLLTDPDELEDEVLAELQRIGATSVRILGGELAVSPAVADALMAEGFTVGRTAGETRLETAAAVALLAASDDGFLARAFPASADQPTQAFADSLALGGWAATSGGPVLLSETDQLSATTTSALEQGSLGSLRLVGGEAALSDPVAVAAAAIVADTDRVAGPTRFHTAVAVAEARGATAADPADAVVVIDGGSAFGWTAGFSAARLSAERDAPIVLLDGDTVPEVTADFLAAAVAEGAEVVCSASRTACDDVADLLGISP, encoded by the coding sequence ATGCACGTGTCTCGTATCCGTCGGTTCGCGTTCGCGGCGCTGTTCGGCCTGTTGGCCGCGCTGCTGTCAGTACCCGCAGGTGCACAGGACCGCCCGGCCTCCGATCCGCGCGGGAACGAACAGGGGCTCAGCCAGGTCCTCAGCGACTACGCCCGTGGCGAGGTCGCCCAGGTCGGCACGAGCAGCAGCGAGCCGGGGGTTCGCCCGGTCCCGGACTCGATCATCAACGACGGCAGACGGTTGTTGGTCTACGTGCAGGCCGACCGTGCCATCGACGCGGGTATCGAGGCCGCCTTGGAGGATGCGGGCGCCGAGATCACCCATGTGGCCGACGAATACCGGGTCGTGACGGCGTACGTGGCCCCGGCGGACCTGCGAGCGGTTGCCGCCGTCGACGGCGTCGTGTCGCTCCAGGAGGCGTGGGCCCCCGACGTCAACGACGACGGCACGGTCACCGGGGCATGTGCGACGGGCATCAACAGCACCGCCGACATCCAGCTGCAGGCCGACATCGCCCGCCGGGACTTCGGTGTCGACGGGAGCGGAGTGACGGTCGGCGTGCTGTCGGACACCTACGACACCACCACGACCGACGCCACGGACGAGTCGGACGACATCCTGTCCAACGACCTTCCCGGAGCAGCGAACCCATGCGGACGGACCACGGCGGTCGACGTCCTGGCCGACCTGAACGGCGGTATCGACGAGGGCCGGGCCATGGCCCAGCTCGTGCACGACCTCGCACCCGAGGCCGACCTGTCGTTCGCGACGGCGTTCGAGGGGCTCTACCAGTTCGCCGACCGCATCCGTGACCTGCGCACGGCGGGCGCGGACGTCATCGTCGACGACATCACGTACTTCGTCGAGCCGGTATTCCAGGAGGGACCCATCTCGGTTGCGGTCGACGATGTGGTTGCCGGCGGTGCGGTGTACCTGTCGAGCGCCGGCAACAGCAACGTGATCGTCGGTGGCAAGAACGTCGCCAGCTACGAGGCTCCGGCATACCGCCCGACGGCATGTCCACCAGCGTTCAACGGTGCGGGCTACCTCGACTGCCACGACTTCGATGCGGGCGCGGGCACTGACCCGACCCTGGGGCTGACCGTGCCCGTCGGTGGGTTCCTCCGGTCGCTGTCGCAGTGGGCAGAGCCGTGGCACGGAGTCGTCACCGACCTCGACGTGGTCTTCCTGAACGCCTCGGGCAACAGCGTCGCCGCGTCCACCAACCCCATCGGCGTCCAGCCGTTCGAGCGCACCGAGTTCGTCAACGGTGGGGCCCAGCAGGAGGTATCGGTGGTCGTCGCCAGATGGCCATCGCCCACCCCGGGCACTCCCCGGATCAACCTCAACTTCGGGCGCAGCCGGATCGTTGGTGCGGAGTACCCCGACGGGGTCAACGGCGACATCGTCGGCCCGACCATCTTCGGTCACAACGGGGCGGAGAACGCCCTGTCCCTCGCAGCGACCCCGTACGACGACATCGGCCTCCTGCCGGAGACGTTCAGCTCCCACGGACCCGTCACGCACTACTTCGAGCCGACCGACACCGTGGGCCCTGGTTTCCCCGGCACCGGCACGCCATCGGCACCGCTCGCCACCCCGAACGTGCTGGACAAGCCGGACATCACCGCCACCGACGGCACCTGCACGACCTTCTTCGGCCAGTTCTTCGACGGTTGCAACCGCTTCTTCGGCACGTCCGCCGCCGCGCCCCACGCGGCTGCGGTCGCGGCCCTCGTCGTCGACGCGGCGCCGGACATGACGCCGGCGCAGATCCACCAGCTGCTGGAGGACACGGCCACGCCGATGAACGCCCCCGCCGACGCCGTCGGTGCCGGCCGCGTGGACGCCCATGCAGCCCTCGATGCCCTGCGCCCCTCCGCGGTCGCGGGCACACCGGGCAACGGCCACGTGGACCTCACCTGGAACGCCCCGGCCAACGAACCCGGGACCATCACCGGCTACCGGATCCGCACCTTCGACACGGGCGTGCAGATGGGCGCCCCCCTCGACGTGCCCGCCGCCACCTCCGCGACCGTCCCGGGCCTCACCAACGGCACGACCTACACCTTCACCGTCGCGGCACTGACCACGTCCGGTGAGGTACTGGAGTCCGACGAGAGCGCCGGCGTCGTCCCTGCCCCGACGGCACCCGATGCCCCGATGGACCTGTCCGGGACGCCGGGCCCGGGACAGGTGTCCCTCACCTGGAACCCCCCAGCCGACACCGGCGGCAGCCCCATCACCGAGTACCGCGTCCGCACCTTCGACGGCGGCGTCCAGATGGGCGGCTTCGAGACGTTCACCGACACCCCGGGCGCCATCACCGGCCTGACCAACGGGACGCCGTACACGTTCACGGTCTCGGCGGTCAACGCCATCGGTGAGGGGCCGGAGTCGGCCGAGGCCGGTCCCTACACCCCCGCTGACGTCCCCGCAGCCCCGACGGGCGTGGGTGCCGTCGCCGGAAACGCCCGTGCGACCGTGTCGTGGACCGCTCCGGCCGACGACGGCGGCAGCGCGTTGACCGGGTTCCGGGTGCGGGCGTACGACGGTGCCGTCCTTGCTGCCGGCCCCGTTGACGTCGGCGCCGGGTCCACCCAGACCCAGCTGACCGGCCTGACGAACGGCACGCCCTACACGTTCACCGTGTCGGCGACCAACGCGCTCGGTGAGGGCCCGGAATCCGCGCCGTCAGGGGCGGTCACCCCGACGGCGCCGCCCCCACCTCCTCCGCCGCCCCCACCCCCACCCCCACCCCCACCCCCGACACCCACGCCGACCCCGACGCCGACCGAAACGGCGCCGCCGGATGACGGCCTGATCTACGTGCCCCCCGCCGACGGTGACGGTGGCGGTTCGGACGTGTCGATCGACTTCAGCCAGCTGACCACGCCGAACGGGCCCTCCGGGTTCGCCCAGCGGATCCTCGGCGTCCAGGAAGTCGAGGTGCTGCTCGCCAGCGAGGCCGTCTTCGCTGACGCGCTGGCCTCCGGAACCCTCCAGGACACCCGCACCCTCCTGCTGACCGACCCGGACGAGCTCGAGGACGAGGTGCTGGCAGAGCTGCAACGCATCGGGGCGACCTCTGTTCGCATCCTCGGGGGAGAGCTCGCCGTCAGCCCGGCCGTGGCCGACGCGCTGATGGCCGAGGGGTTCACCGTCGGCCGGACCGCTGGTGAGACGAGGCTGGAGACGGCAGCGGCTGTCGCCCTCCTCGCCGCCTCCGACGACGGCTTCCTCGCCCGCGCGTTCCCTGCGTCGGCGGACCAGCCGACGCAGGCGTTCGCCGACTCCCTCGCCCTGGGCGGATGGGCTGCCACGTCGGGCGGCCCCGTCCTGCTCAGCGAGACCGACCAGCTGAGCGCCACGACGACGAGCGCCCTCGAGCAGGGATCGTTGGGTTCGCTCCGGCTCGTCGGCGGCGAGGCAGCCCTGTCCGACCCCGTCGCCGTGGCGGCAGCTGCCATCGTGGCCGACACCGATCGGGTCGCTGGACCGACCCGCTTCCACACCGCCGTCGCGGTGGCCGAGGCGCGCGGCGCCACGGCCGCTGACCCCGCCGATGCGGTCGTGGTGATCGATGGCGGCTCGGCGTTCGGCTGGACCGCCGGGTTCTCTGCCGCACGGCTGTCCGCCGAGCGGGATGCCCCGATCGTGCTGCTCGACGGCGACACCGTCCCCGAGGTCACCGCCGACTTCCTCGCCGCTGCCGTGGCCGAGGGGGCCGAGGTCGTCTGCTCGGCCTCGCGCACGGCGTGTGACGACGTGGCCGACCTGCTCGGCATCAGCCCCTAG
- a CDS encoding YecA family protein: MNDLTADLPADLVDRLAEVPRDEPMVLDLVGPVDVGGTPTEVRLRILAADPLEGDRQGADRFVAAHPTPDGREVIGYVSLGQAELDAADAGWAALLGRAARAVAEAMAGSDGATGAAHGEDPLADLPAEPAPIDGWQVGEWLPYSVGVLIDIAEAEDGPLGFPAEPLVPTTPPKRIDDCAGCAGTVLHPPHIPLEVVLGLCPTHQRQHESWIADHLPMAEEELHTLHSLIIDMEAVYVSGVGAGIAAIDRGESTPTELLRRARTWFDEPGRLSPVYIDDDDLAGVLERATQDIKEAEGVEAGLAALDDLRFLVPEACWLVDMDALVWLEQDDPRQRQLLDHVLADHADEPGAILGAAEMHERLDDHETATALYRRAWTRGLASGQPMIAEVAEQGLERIGEEPPQPTSKVGRNDPCPCGSGKKFKKCCGR; encoded by the coding sequence ATGAACGACCTCACCGCCGACCTTCCCGCCGACCTCGTCGACCGCCTCGCCGAGGTACCGCGTGACGAGCCGATGGTCCTCGACCTCGTCGGCCCCGTGGACGTCGGCGGGACGCCGACGGAGGTGCGTCTGCGCATCCTCGCCGCCGACCCGCTGGAGGGGGATCGGCAGGGCGCCGACCGCTTCGTGGCCGCCCACCCGACCCCCGACGGACGCGAGGTCATCGGCTACGTCTCCCTGGGGCAGGCCGAGCTCGACGCCGCCGACGCAGGCTGGGCCGCGCTGCTCGGCCGTGCGGCACGCGCGGTCGCCGAGGCCATGGCCGGCTCGGATGGCGCGACCGGTGCAGCCCACGGCGAGGACCCGCTCGCCGACCTGCCGGCCGAGCCGGCACCGATCGACGGCTGGCAGGTGGGGGAGTGGTTGCCCTACTCCGTCGGCGTGCTCATCGACATCGCCGAGGCCGAGGACGGCCCGCTGGGGTTCCCCGCCGAGCCGCTGGTCCCGACGACGCCGCCCAAGCGGATCGACGACTGCGCCGGCTGTGCGGGCACCGTCCTGCACCCTCCCCACATCCCGCTGGAGGTGGTCCTCGGCCTCTGCCCGACCCACCAGCGCCAGCACGAGAGCTGGATCGCCGATCACCTGCCGATGGCGGAGGAGGAGCTGCACACCCTCCACTCGCTCATCATCGACATGGAAGCGGTGTACGTCAGCGGCGTCGGGGCAGGGATCGCCGCCATCGACCGCGGCGAGTCGACGCCGACGGAGCTGCTGCGCCGCGCGCGGACCTGGTTCGACGAGCCCGGCCGTCTCTCGCCGGTCTACATCGACGACGACGACCTGGCGGGCGTGCTCGAACGCGCCACCCAGGACATCAAGGAGGCGGAGGGGGTCGAGGCCGGGTTGGCGGCGCTGGACGACCTGCGCTTCCTCGTCCCCGAGGCCTGCTGGCTGGTCGACATGGACGCCCTGGTCTGGCTCGAGCAGGACGACCCCCGGCAACGGCAGCTGCTGGACCACGTGCTGGCCGACCACGCCGACGAGCCGGGGGCGATCCTGGGTGCGGCGGAGATGCACGAACGGCTCGACGACCACGAGACGGCCACCGCGCTGTACCGCAGGGCGTGGACCCGCGGGCTGGCGTCGGGTCAGCCGATGATCGCCGAGGTCGCCGAGCAGGGACTCGAGCGCATCGGCGAGGAGCCGCCGCAGCCCACGAGCAAGGTCGGCCGCAACGACCCGTGCCCCTGCGGCAGCGGCAAGAAGTTCAAGAAGTGCTGCGGCCGTTGA
- a CDS encoding CGNR zinc finger domain-containing protein: MRFTHDTEMALLATAALVNTAPNASDSGEDEMRTAEQLEAFVADNQYSGSRTRDDVELDEVRDLRPRLRELWDDDVEAVVDRVNTLLREHDALPQLVRHDGWDWHIHAVGADHPLAERIAVEAALAVVDLVRADELSRLRLCAAEDCDAVLIDLSRNRSKRYCDVGNCGNRANVAAYRARKAAGER; encoded by the coding sequence GTGCGTTTCACCCATGACACGGAGATGGCGCTGCTGGCGACGGCTGCGCTGGTCAACACCGCCCCGAACGCCTCGGACAGCGGTGAGGACGAGATGCGCACCGCCGAGCAGCTGGAGGCGTTCGTCGCCGACAACCAGTACTCGGGATCGCGGACCCGCGACGATGTCGAGCTGGACGAGGTCCGGGACCTCCGCCCACGGCTCCGGGAGCTGTGGGATGACGACGTCGAGGCCGTGGTCGATCGGGTCAACACCCTGCTCCGCGAGCACGATGCGTTGCCGCAGCTGGTGCGCCACGACGGGTGGGACTGGCACATCCACGCGGTGGGGGCTGACCATCCGTTGGCCGAACGCATCGCCGTCGAGGCGGCGCTGGCCGTCGTCGACCTGGTCCGCGCCGACGAGCTGTCGCGCCTGCGGCTGTGCGCGGCCGAGGACTGTGATGCCGTGCTGATCGACCTCTCCCGCAACCGGTCCAAGCGCTACTGCGACGTGGGCAACTGCGGCAACCGGGCGAACGTGGCGGCCTACCGGGCGCGGAAGGCCGCCGGGGAACGATGA